The Sandaracinaceae bacterium genome segment GCGCGCACGCCGCGGAGCAGCTCGGGGGTGACCCGCCAGAGCGCGCGCAGACAGAAGAGCCCGGCGAAGACGCTGAGCGCGAGCGGCGGCGCGGGGACGCCGCAGAGCAAGCAAAGGTGCAGGTGCCCGGCGTCGATCAGGCAGTGGTCGGGCAGCCCGAGCCAGGGATGCGGCACGAAGACGGCGAGGGCGACCAGCAGTCCTCCGAGCGCGGGGAGCAGGGCGGCGATGGTCAGCACCCGGGCCCGCGGCCGGGGGTGCAGCCGGCCGAGCGGCGCGAGCGCGACGGGCACGCCGACCGCCAGCGAGAGCAGCACGCAGCTGACGCCGAAGACGCCGACCACCCAGACGAGCTCCGCCATCAGTCGCCCTTCCGCTGCTTCAGGGCCTCTTCGAGCCGGTCGAGGGTGGACGCGTCCGCTTCGGCCACCGCGTCGAGGAACGCCGCGAGCAGCCCCGTGTTCGCGAGCGCCGACGCGCCGCCCGCCGCCTCGACCATGCGCCGCGCGTGAAAGCTCTCGCGGTCGATGGACGCGCGGTAGCGGAACGCGTGGCTGACCTTCCACCGCTCGACGAGCCCCTTGCGGTGCAGCCGCTCGAGGGCCGAGCCGACGGTGTTGAGGGTGATGTCGCGCGGCTTGCCGACCCGGGCGTGGGTCGACGCCACGTCGGACTCTTGCTCGGTCCAGAGATGCTCCAGCACCGCCAGCTCGAGCTCCCCCAGCACCGGAAGGGCCTCGTCCGTCATGCCCGGGATCCTGCGCCCCAATCTCCGATTGTCAATCGGAGATTGGGCTCAGGGCTCCTCGAAGGCGTTCTCGAGCGCCGCTCGCTCCGCGTCTGCCGCATCCGCGGGCACGTCGGGGGCGGCGGCCGCGCCGTGGAACGTGCGATGGATGGCCTCGGCCTGGCGCTTGTTCGCGCCCGCCTCCTGGAGCGCCTCGAGGTCGGCCTGCGTGACCGCCTTCAGCGAGCCGAGCCTCTTGAGCAGCGCGGCGCGCGTCTTCGGGCCTACGCCCGGGATGTCGTCCAGGCCGCTCTTGAGGCGTCGTCGTTTGCCCAGCTTCAGCCGCAGCTGGTTGCTCCGCCGGTGGGCCTCGTCGCGCGCGAGGGTCAGCAGGTGGCGCGGCGCGCTCCGCTCGGGGAGCACGATGGCGTTCTTCTGGCCGGGCAAGAACACCCGCTCGACCACCTTCGTCTCGCCGCCCGCGCTCCGCTCCTTGGCGAGGCCCGCCAGGTTCAGGCCCTCGATGCCCAGGTCGCGCGCGGCCGCGATCGCCACGTTGAGCTGGCCCTTGCCGCCGTCGACGACGAAGAGATCCGGCAGCTCCCAGCCTTCTTCTTCGTCCCGGCCACGCCGGAAGCGTCGCGACAAGACCTCGTACATCGCGCCGTAGTCGTCGCCCCCGCTCGCCTTCTTCACGCGGAAGGAGCGGTAGCGGCTCTTGTCGAGCTCTCCGTCCGTGATCGCCGTGATCGCGGCCACGGTGTCTGCGCCGCCGAGGTGTGAGACGTCCACGCACTCGATGTGGCGCGGCAGGATCGGCAGGCGGAGCTTCTTCTGGAGCTGCTGGAGCCGCTCCTCCAGGTTCTCCTTCGCGCGCGCCTTCTCGCGGTAGGCGTGCTCGGCGTTCTCCTTGGCCATCTCGAGGAGGCGCACGCGCGGCCCGC includes the following:
- a CDS encoding BlaI/MecI/CopY family transcriptional regulator; this translates as MTDEALPVLGELELAVLEHLWTEQESDVASTHARVGKPRDITLNTVGSALERLHRKGLVERWKVSHAFRYRASIDRESFHARRMVEAAGGASALANTGLLAAFLDAVAEADASTLDRLEEALKQRKGD